Proteins from one Apis cerana isolate GH-2021 linkage group LG11, AcerK_1.0, whole genome shotgun sequence genomic window:
- the LOC107995755 gene encoding myeloid leukemia factor, whose protein sequence is MSFFGSLMSDLDDDPIFGSHIQSMRHMNNMMNSLFNDPFGMMGHPSHNAIAHANHRNRNHQDDLQVLPFGFPPLPSFNMGNIFSNFDNMASSGNCHSFVSNSVMTFGSDGRPQVYEETTSTTTVPGGVKETKTTVCDSRTGKKKMAIEHHIGDRAHILEREQNIHSGEQEEHQEFINLDEEEAESFNKEWESRVRHYGNYHHGNSHYGIHGHRNRFDHRQLALPDPSGSVHKKTRRRTSKKK, encoded by the exons ATGTCCTTTTTCGGATCATTGATGAGTGATCTCGACGATGATCCTATTTTTGG atctcATATTCAATCTATGAGacatatgaataatatgatgaattcattatttaatgacCCATTTGGTATGATGGGTCATCCTAGCCATAATGCTATTGCACATGCTAATCATAGGAATCGAAATCATCAGGATGATCTTCAAGTATTACCATTTGGATTTCCACCATTACCATCATTTAATATGGGCAATATATTCTCAAATTTT gatAATATGGCATCAAGTGGAAATTGTCATTCCTTTGTATCAAATTCTGTAATGACATTTGGTAGTGATGGTCGTCCACAGGTTTATGAAGAAACCACATCCACAACAACTGTTCCAGGTGGcgtaaaagaaacaaaaacaacAGTCTGTGATTCTCgtactggaaaaaaaaagatggctATTGAACATCACATTGGAGATAGGGCACATATTTTAGAAAGagaacaaaatattcataGTGGTGAACAAGAGGAACATCaggaatttattaatcttgatGAAg aagaagcagaaagttttaataaagaatggGAATCACGTGTTCGCCATTATGGAAATTATCATCATGGAAATTCTCATTATGGTATCCATGGTCATCGAAATAGATTCGATCATAGACAGTTGGCTTTACCTGATCCATCAGGAAG TGTACATAAGAAAACCAGAAGACGAACCagtaaaaaaaagtga